In one Culex quinquefasciatus strain JHB chromosome 2, VPISU_Cqui_1.0_pri_paternal, whole genome shotgun sequence genomic region, the following are encoded:
- the LOC6046461 gene encoding putative ammonium transporter 3: MAANVTDRPEIFIDSMTIRSSVFIPAQFDVTIADAGYITINSLILITMQTGFALVNSGSISVRNSVNMMMKNTVDTAIGGFAFWLLGFGLAYGRKYRNAFFGWGDFFVDVSVTDPLLGGVMTAFMYEISFSSSSTTIASGGMAERFNFRAYCLYAFFNSLLYALAAGWVWRETGFLAVLGAVDIAGAGPVHMLGGVCSFAAATFLGPRIGRFDNGHHHPPMGNTVIAFLGLFILWWAWLAFNTASSYGLSRGRWGFTIRAAVMTMLGSMGGGVLACAFSIFDNKGKAYPFQIMNGVLASLVSVTGGCYLYDSWSAVLTGAIGSLLCLLSMKLMDKFKIDDPLYACTVHGVGGAWGLISIGLFAVDPISQPTTGGRSGLFLGGGFDLLKSQMAEAGTILVWGLLTTWTLLWIINQFVRVKLTPEEEALGADYVEHEVDHARNALEEMKPLWSREVELSDGLHYRLSSSVASTRDLSSGMYKGNINAVFTDGNGVPFGASAKNDQTQVNCGVN; this comes from the exons atggcgGCGAACGTTACGGACAGGCCCGAGATCTTCATCGATTCAATGACGATAAGATCTTCGGTTTTCATTCCGGCTCAGTTTGATGTTACAATTGCGGACGCTGGGTACATCACAATTAATTCGTTGATCCTTATTACTATGCAAACAGGGTTTGCATTGGTGAATTCAGGATCCATTAGCGTGAGAAATAGTGTTAATATGATGATGAAGAATACGGTCGACACCGCTATAGGGGGCTTCGCGTTTTGGCTGTTGGGTTTCGGTTTGGCGTATGGACGAAAATACCGGAACGCCTTTTTCGGGTGGGGTGACTTCTTTGTGGATGTTTCCGTTACTGACCCCCTTCTCGGAGGAGTTATGACTGCCTTTATGTACGAGATTTCATTTTCTTCGTCTTCGACGACGATCGCCAGTGGAGGAATGGCTGAACG ATTTAACTTCCGTGCCTACTGTTTATATGCTTTCTTCAACTCACTACTGTATGCGTTAGCTGCTGGATGGGTCTGGCGTGAAACTGGTTTCCTGGCTGTCCTTGGAGCTGTAGATATTGCGGGAGCAGGTCCTGTTCACATGTTGGGCGGCGTTTGTTCGTTTGCTGCAGCAACATTTTTGGGACCGCGAATTGGACGCTTTGATAACGGTCATCATCACCCACCAATGGGAAACACCGTGATTGCATTTTTGGGCCTATTCATCCTGTGGTGGGCTTGGCTTGCCTTCAATACTGCGAGTAGCTATGGCCTTAGCCGTGGTCGATGGGGCTTCACCATTCGGGCAGCCGTTATGACCATGCTAGGATCAATGGGCGGTGGAGTTCTTGCTTGCGC TTTCTCCATCTTCGATAACAAAGGAAAAGCCTACCCATTCCAAATTATGAATGGAGTGCTCGCATCTCTTGTATCAGTTACTGGAGGCTGTTACCTGTATGACTCATGGTCTGCTGTACTAACCGGAGCCATCGGATCGTTATTGTGCCTTCTTAGCATGAAGCTtatggataaattcaaaattgacgATCCTCTTTACGCTTGCACTGTTCACGGAGTGGGAGGTGCTTGGG GTCTAATTTCGATTGGACTGTTCGCGGTCGATCCAATTTCGCAACCCACAACCGGTGGAAGATCTGGACTATTTTTGGGTGGAGGATTTGACTTGCTGAAGAGCCAAATGGCTGAGGCGGGAACGATCCTTGTTTGGGGATTGCTTACTACATGGACACTTTTATGGATTATCAATCAATTTGTGCGAGTGAAACTTACTCCAGAGGAAGAAGCTCTCGGAGCTGATTATGTAGAACACGAAGTTGATCACGCCAGG AACGCTTTGGAAGAGATGAAACCATTGTGGAGCAGAGAAGTGGAACTCAGTGACGGCTTGCACTACAGACTAAGCTCTTCAGTGGCTTCAACGAGAGACTTGAGCTCGGGAATGTACAAGGGCAACATCAACGCAGTTTTCACCGACGGAAACGGTGTACCATTCGGTGCAAGTGCCAAAAATGACCAAACCCAGGTTAACTGCGGAGTTAACTGA